A single genomic interval of Balaenoptera musculus isolate JJ_BM4_2016_0621 chromosome 14, mBalMus1.pri.v3, whole genome shotgun sequence harbors:
- the KCNG2 gene encoding potassium voltage-gated channel subfamily G member 2 isoform X3: protein MVRTCREARPPLDDLVASTVRMSCFPTAQPPDPGAAHGAMALLPGPAEPPGPEPPVGGGGGGGGVGGARARHVIINVGGCRVRLAWAALARCPLARLERLRACRGHDELLRVCDDYDVSRDEFFFDRSPCAFRAIVALLRAGKLRLLRGACALAFRDELAYWGIDEARLERCCLRRLRRREEEAAEARAGPAERGGPGSPACAPGPGGGRLARGRRRLRDVLDDPRSGPAGKLFACVSVAFVAVTAVGLCLSTMPDIRAEEERGECSPRCRSLFVLETVCVAWFSFEFLLRSLQAESKCAFLRTPLNIIDILAILPFYVSLLVGLAARPGAGGSKLLERAGLVLRLLRALRVLYVMRLARHSLGLRSLGLTVRRCAREFGLLLLFLCVAMALFAPLVHLAERELGARRDFSSVPASYWWAVISMTTVGYGDMVPRSLPGQVVALSSILGGILLMALPVTAIFHTFSRCYSELKEQQQRAAGPEPALREDSARSASATEDDGSQGPDGAGPAGDSVAGPWASAGPP, encoded by the exons GCCCAGCCTCCGGACCCTGGGGCGGCGCACGGGGCCATGGCCCTGCTCCCCGGGCCCGCGGAGCCCCCGGGCCCCGAGCCCCCGgttggcggcggcggcggcggcggcggcgttgGCGGGGCCCGCGCCCGGCACGTCATCATCAACGTGGGCGGCTGCAGGGTGCGCCTGGCCTGGGCCGCGCTGGCCCGCTGTCCCCTCGCGCGCCTCGAGCGCCTCCGCGCCTGCCGCGGCCACGACGAGCTGCTGCGCGTGTGCGACGACTACGACGTGAGCCGCGACGAGTTCTTCTTCGACCGCAGCCCGTGCGCCTTCCGCGCCATCGTGGCGCTGCTGCGCGCCGGGAAGCTGCGGCTGCTGCGCGGCGCGTGCGCCCTGGCCTTCCGCGACGAGCTGGCCTACTGGGGCATCGACGAGGCGCGCCTGGAGCGCTGCTGCCTGCGCCGCCTGCGCCGCCGCGAGGAGGAGGCCGCCGAGGCGCGCGCGGGCCCGGCGGAGCGCGGGGGCCCCGGCAGCCCGGCCTGCGCCCCTGGGCCCGGCGGCGGGCGGCTGGCGCGCGGCCGGCGGCGCCTGCGCGACGTGCTGGACGACCCGCGCTCGGGCCCGGCCGGCAAGCTCTTCGCCTGCGTGTCCGTGGCCTTCGTGGCCGTCACGGCGGTCGGCCTCTGCCTCAGCACCATGCCCGACATCCGCGCCGAGGAGGAGAGG GGCGAGTGCTCCCCCAGGTGCCGCAGCCTCTTTGTGCTGGAGACGGTGTGCGTGGCCTGGTTCTCCTTCGAGTTCCTGCTGCGCTCGCTGCAGGCTGAGAGCAAGTGTGCCTTCCTGCGGACGCCGCTCAACATCATCGACATCCTGGCCATCCTGCCCTTCTACGTGTCGCTGCTCGTGGGCCTGGCGGCGCGGCCGGGCGCGGGCGGCAGCAAGCTGCTGGAGCGCGCGGGGCTGGTGCTGCGGCTGCTGCGCGCGCTGCGCGTGCTCTACGTGATGCGCCTGGCGCGCCACTCGCTGGGGCTGCGCTCGCTCGGCCTGACCGTGCGCCGCTGCGCGCGCGAGTTCGGGCTGCTGCTGCTCTTCCTCTGCGTGGCCATGGCCCTCTTCGCGCCGCTCGTGCACCTGGCCGAGCGCGAGCTGGGCGCGCGCCGCGACTTCTCCAGCGTGCCGGCCAGCTACTGGTGGGCCGTCATCTCCATGACCACCGTGGGCTACGGCGACATGGTGCCGCGCAGCCTCCCCGGCCAGGTGGTGGCGCTCAGCAGCATCCTCGGCGGCATCCTGCTCATGGCCTTGCCCGTCACCGCCATCTTCCACACCTTCTCGCGCTGCTACTCAGAGCTCAAGGAGCAGCAGCAGCGCGCCGCCGGCCCCGAGCCCGCCCTGCGCGAGGACAGCGCGCGCTCCGCCTCCGCCACGGAGGACGACGGCTCGCAGGGCCCCGACGGCGCCGGCCCGGCCGGGGACTCCGTGGCCGGGCCATGGGCATCCGCGGGGCCGCCCTGA
- the KCNG2 gene encoding potassium voltage-gated channel subfamily G member 2 isoform X2, whose protein sequence is MALLPGPAEPPGPEPPVGGGGGGGGVGGARARHVIINVGGCRVRLAWAALARCPLARLERLRACRGHDELLRVCDDYDVSRDEFFFDRSPCAFRAIVALLRAGKLRLLRGACALAFRDELAYWGIDEARLERCCLRRLRRREEEAAEARAGPAERGGPGSPACAPGPGGGRLARGRRRLRDVLDDPRSGPAGKLFACVSVAFVAVTAVGLCLSTMPDIRAEEERGECSPRCRSLFVLETVCVAWFSFEFLLRSLQAESKCAFLRTPLNIIDILAILPFYVSLLVGLAARPGAGGSKLLERAGLVLRLLRALRVLYVMRLARHSLGLRSLGLTVRRCAREFGLLLLFLCVAMALFAPLVHLAERELGARRDFSSVPASYWWAVISMTTVGYGDMVPRSLPGQVVALSSILGGILLMALPVTAIFHTFSRCYSELKEQQQRAAGPEPALREDSARSASATEDDGSQGPDGAGPAGDSVAGPWASAGPP, encoded by the exons ATGGCCCTGCTCCCCGGGCCCGCGGAGCCCCCGGGCCCCGAGCCCCCGgttggcggcggcggcggcggcggcggcgttgGCGGGGCCCGCGCCCGGCACGTCATCATCAACGTGGGCGGCTGCAGGGTGCGCCTGGCCTGGGCCGCGCTGGCCCGCTGTCCCCTCGCGCGCCTCGAGCGCCTCCGCGCCTGCCGCGGCCACGACGAGCTGCTGCGCGTGTGCGACGACTACGACGTGAGCCGCGACGAGTTCTTCTTCGACCGCAGCCCGTGCGCCTTCCGCGCCATCGTGGCGCTGCTGCGCGCCGGGAAGCTGCGGCTGCTGCGCGGCGCGTGCGCCCTGGCCTTCCGCGACGAGCTGGCCTACTGGGGCATCGACGAGGCGCGCCTGGAGCGCTGCTGCCTGCGCCGCCTGCGCCGCCGCGAGGAGGAGGCCGCCGAGGCGCGCGCGGGCCCGGCGGAGCGCGGGGGCCCCGGCAGCCCGGCCTGCGCCCCTGGGCCCGGCGGCGGGCGGCTGGCGCGCGGCCGGCGGCGCCTGCGCGACGTGCTGGACGACCCGCGCTCGGGCCCGGCCGGCAAGCTCTTCGCCTGCGTGTCCGTGGCCTTCGTGGCCGTCACGGCGGTCGGCCTCTGCCTCAGCACCATGCCCGACATCCGCGCCGAGGAGGAGAGG GGCGAGTGCTCCCCCAGGTGCCGCAGCCTCTTTGTGCTGGAGACGGTGTGCGTGGCCTGGTTCTCCTTCGAGTTCCTGCTGCGCTCGCTGCAGGCTGAGAGCAAGTGTGCCTTCCTGCGGACGCCGCTCAACATCATCGACATCCTGGCCATCCTGCCCTTCTACGTGTCGCTGCTCGTGGGCCTGGCGGCGCGGCCGGGCGCGGGCGGCAGCAAGCTGCTGGAGCGCGCGGGGCTGGTGCTGCGGCTGCTGCGCGCGCTGCGCGTGCTCTACGTGATGCGCCTGGCGCGCCACTCGCTGGGGCTGCGCTCGCTCGGCCTGACCGTGCGCCGCTGCGCGCGCGAGTTCGGGCTGCTGCTGCTCTTCCTCTGCGTGGCCATGGCCCTCTTCGCGCCGCTCGTGCACCTGGCCGAGCGCGAGCTGGGCGCGCGCCGCGACTTCTCCAGCGTGCCGGCCAGCTACTGGTGGGCCGTCATCTCCATGACCACCGTGGGCTACGGCGACATGGTGCCGCGCAGCCTCCCCGGCCAGGTGGTGGCGCTCAGCAGCATCCTCGGCGGCATCCTGCTCATGGCCTTGCCCGTCACCGCCATCTTCCACACCTTCTCGCGCTGCTACTCAGAGCTCAAGGAGCAGCAGCAGCGCGCCGCCGGCCCCGAGCCCGCCCTGCGCGAGGACAGCGCGCGCTCCGCCTCCGCCACGGAGGACGACGGCTCGCAGGGCCCCGACGGCGCCGGCCCGGCCGGGGACTCCGTGGCCGGGCCATGGGCATCCGCGGGGCCGCCCTGA